Proteins encoded in a region of the Triplophysa rosa linkage group LG6, Trosa_1v2, whole genome shotgun sequence genome:
- the LOC130555603 gene encoding probable G-protein coupled receptor 82, which translates to MSCSETPMANSSQVAFNTSYLCQMSTTSVVLPVIYTLMFLTGLPGNAISLWVFMKNISTKTSTHIYLINLGISNLILCLTMPFLAAYYAFGSKWPKNNTMCQIAISGLTPVLHINICIGVMILSWVALSRFASLIQHSHANRPSRWLKVLPGAFLNRKQQTRLAYALCLVTWIIVGLGVIPFVVLYSIRETVNVEEDRNQVCYSLEVEVGGAGSHIFAFVAISLFFVFFLLVLSSYLAVIRHIWRSKKSATISDRQRVYAKVFRNIVIIKLVLVVCLLPHHIYKAIFVKMVNEQLLSKSLPRDTCHPLSVQVEVKNVLLCLATLRCSTDPIMYFLLDRTFRKHTNRLLRVRPSAHERHSSKSYGGQASQATVDL; encoded by the coding sequence ATGTCTTGTTCCGAGACCCCAATGGCAAACAGCTCGCAGGTTGCGTTCAACACCTCTTACCTGTGCCAAATGTCAACTACAAGTGTAGTCCTGCCCGTTATCTACACCCTGATGTTTCTCACTGGCCTCCCTGGCAATGCtatctctctctgggtgttcaTGAAAAACATCTCCACCAAAACGTCCACCCACATATACCTGATAAACCTAGGAATCTCCAACCTGATTCTCTGCCTCACCATGCCATTTCTAGCAGCAtactatgcatttggaagcaagTGGCCTAAAAACAACACCATGTGCCAAATTGCGATAAGTGGTCTAACTCCAGTGCTCCACATCAACATCTGCATCGGTGTGATGATACTAAGCTGGGTGGCCTTGAGTCGCTTTGCCTCGCTGATTCAGCATTCACATGCCAACCGCCCAAGTAGGTGGCTCAAAGTCCTACCCGGTGCCTTTCTCAATAGAAAACAGCAAACGAGATTGGCCTACGCGTTGTGTCTGGTCACGTGGATTATTGTCGGACTTGGTGTCATACCCTTTGTGGTGCTGTACTCAATCAGGGAGACTGTGAACGTGGAGGAAGACAGAAATCAAGTGTGTTACAGCCTAGAGGTGGAGGTGGGCGGAGCTGGATCTCACATCTTTGCCTTCGTGGCCATTTCTCTCTTCTTCGTCTTTTTCCTTTTGGTGTTGAGTTCCTACTTGGCGGTGATCAGGCACATCTGGAGGTCAAAGAAAAGCGCCACCATCTCCGACAGACAGAGAGTTTACGCCAAAGTGTTTCGGAATATCGTCATCATCAAGCTGGTGCTGGTGGTTTGTCTTTTGCCTCATCACATATATAAAGCGATCTTTGTTAAAATGGTCAACGAACAACTGTTGTCTAAATCACTCCCAAGAGACACTTGTCATCCCCTGTCCGTGCAGGTGGAGGTAAAGAATGTTCTTCTCTGTTTAGCAACTCTGCGATGTAGCACGGACCCTATCATGTACTTCCTGCTGGACAGAACGTTTCGTAAACACACGAATAGACTGTTGAGAGTACGCCCCAGCGCACATGAGAGGCACTCATCCAAATCCTACGGAGGACAAGCCTCTCAAGCAACTGTGGACCTGTAG
- the gpr82 gene encoding probable G-protein coupled receptor 82 yields MPMQSFIAMNASGANDSAINESACLILPEERHETILPWLYLSLALLGLPTNGIVLLDLWRSERTPTVIFTLNIVVSDLMLCCSFFLRVAYYKKNVKWPSGSSVCNAVDLIMFSCFYINLYCNMCFLLWTSINRYATVVNPVYSLFRVFKHPKPCWIICLLTWLVVASIVIASMATKLSLRITNGTCFDQVVNSFNLNKIKFITVHSIGVAGFFFILFLMLISYGQLVFYLQRVRGGSLISAGFGPGGGLKVRRKILASVILFVLCFLPYHIQRIIILKSDGGDCQAEFRIKTITIFLAALSSCLQPVLQLVLRLRCCRAKRNARAKPKPEISKSLATPNINTINLTDNAVRQTEKTKNNKGELSPQPTQ; encoded by the exons ATGCCTATGCAAAGTTTTATTGCTATGAATGCCTCGGGAGCCAACGATTCTGCAATTAATGAAAG cGCATGCTTGATACTGCCGGAAGAACGTCATGAAACCATCTTGCCCTGGCTCTATCTTTCTTTGGCTCTCCTGGGCCTCCCGACCAATGGAATAGTTTTGCTGGATCTTTGGAGATCAGAGAGGACACCCACTGTCATCTTTACTTTAAACATAGTCGTGTCAGACTTGATGCTGTGCTGCAGTTTTTTCCTCAGAGTAGCATACTACAAAAAGAACGTCAAATGGCCGTCTGGAAGTTCAGTCTGTAACGCTGTGGATCTCATCATGTTCTCTTGCTTCTACATTAATCTTTATTGCAACATGTGCTTTCTCTTGTGGACCAGCATCAATCGCTACGCCACTGTGGTAAATCCAGTCTACTCTTTATTTCGTGTCTTTAAACATCCAAAGCCCTGCTGGATCATTTGCTTGTTGACCTGGTTGGTTGTGGCCTCAATTGTGATCGCTAGCATGGCAACTAAACTGAGTTTAAGAATCACAAATGGGACATGCTTTGACCAGGTTGTCAACAGTTTCAaccttaataaaataaaattcataacTGTCCACAGTATCGGTGTGGcaggattttttttcattttgttcttgATGTTGATCAGCTATGGCCAGCTGGTCTTTTACCTGCAGcgggtgaggggaggaagtctGATCAGTGCTGGATTCGGGCCTGGAGGCGGACTGAAAGTTCGAAGGAAGATTCTAGCCTCCGTCATACTGTTTGTCCTTTGCTTCCTACCATACCACATCCAAAGAATCATCATACTAAAATCCGACGGTGGAGACTGTCAGGCAGAGTTCAGGATCAAAACCATCACCATCTTTTTAGCAGCTCTTAGCTCCTGCCTGCAACCAGTCCTGCAGCTGGTGTTGCGTTTACGCTGCTGTCGAGCCAAACGCAATGCCAGGGCCAAACCCAAACCTGAGATCTCAAAGAGCCTGGCAACACCTAACATCAATACCATAAATCTGACAGATAATGCTGTaagacaaacagaaaaaacaaagaacaacAAAGGCGAATTAAGCCCCCAACCAACACAGTAA